TTCATGTATATATGGATCATAATTGTTATGaaatcactcatcccaaaagtttaagcTGATAGGAGAAGACAAtattaatggttatatctctaatattccCTCTCAAACAAGAGCCTCTTTttgagtttgtttgattttacataggctttcttttctctttttatttgccttatactatttttttcatttttggggTTCATCAAAGATCGAACtctgagctctgataccatgttatgaAACTACTTATCCCAAAAAGTTAAGCTAATGAAAAAAAGGCAacattaatgattatatctctaataataattttctaaaataagAAGATTTGTAAAGTTAAAAAGTAAGTATATAATCNNNNNNNNNNNNNNNNNNNNNNNNNNNNNNNNNNNNNNNNNNNNNNNNNNNNNNNNCAGATATTAAATTTGGCACAAGCCTACTTAATTGAAGCAAAATGGTGCCACGAGGACCACATTCCAACATATGATGAGTACAAGGTTAACGGAGTTCAAACGAGTACATACCCTCTTATGCTAGCAACCTTTATCATTATGCAAGACTTTGCTACTAAAGAGATGCTTGATTGGAATTTCATCGGTTTTCCCAAAATCATAAATGCTGTTTCACTAATGGTCAGACTCGCAAATGACTTGGCGACACATAAGGTGGACATCATTTTTAACAAATTTGTTTCATTCAATTTCAAATAATTAATAGAATTAATTAGTTTATTTATTAATAAATGTAAAGTGTAAAGNNNNNNNNNNNTATATTTTGTGtataattttttatctttaatttatcTTATGATATATttgttctttttttaaaaataataatggtggaaCTTTAGACCTTTAATTTTGATCATGAAAtcttttattctatacaaaaaaaCTATGCAAGAAATTtacacaaaattttaaaaagaattctttttcaaaaagtgTGTTAGAGATATTATCATTTATGTATTTTCTCGtatcaacttaaatttttagaataatagtatcatttttttcatatatatatataaccaataTTACATGAGCTATGTTTTGTTTAACTCAATAAATATATATAGATACAtgataaatgatttattcaaCTTTTGGATGTGACATGCATTCTTTAATTTGTAGGTCGAGCGGCAAAGGAAGCATGTTGCATCTGCAGTTGAATGTTGCATGAAACAATATGGCATTTCAGAAGAAGAGGCCTACAGTTTCATTTCGAAGGAAATAAGTGATTGTTGGAAGGATATAAATGAAGAGTGCCTTAACTCACATGACATTATTCCAAAGCCTGTGATTAACTGCATTCTTAACTTGGCACGTACAAGTGAGA
The DNA window shown above is from Arachis ipaensis cultivar K30076 chromosome B08, Araip1.1, whole genome shotgun sequence and carries:
- the LOC110265402 gene encoding alpha-copaene synthase-like; translation: MLATFIIMQDFATKEMLDWNFIGFPKIINAVSLMVRLANDLATHKVERQRKHVASAVECCMKQYGISEEEAYSFISKEISDCWKDINEECLNSHDIIPKPVINCILNLARTSEMVYENFEDKYTNNQLLKDHIAALLLDPIVI